The genomic DNA CGAAAGAAGATGGTCGACGAGAAGGCCACCGCATTGAAGGAGGCGCCCGTCAGGTCGCACTCGGAGAACACGGCCTTGTCGAGGCTGGCACGGTCCAGGCAGGCGTTGCGCAGTTCGCTTCGATGGAAGTTCGCCTGGTCCATGAAGGCCTCTTCCAGCCGAACGCCCGACAGCGTGCAGCCGCTGAACACCGAATGCGGCATGGAGGCCGCATCCAGCACCGCATCCTGCAGGCTGCACTCGTGGAAGGCGGCGCGCGTCAGCTCCGCCGACGGCAGCTGCGCCTGGTCGAAGCGGCATTTCTCGAAGAGGGATTCGCCCAGGCGCGCGGCATCGGCCTGAACGCCCCGGAAGCTGCATTCGCTGAACACGCCGCCGCGCAGGTCGATGCCCCTCATGTCCATGTTGCTGAAGTCCTTCTCGCGGATCGGCTCACCATTGCGGACCTGGGCTGCCAGCGTCCCGGCGTTCACGCGCCGCCCGCCCCGGCGCGCCGGGGCAGTGTCTTGATCTGGTCGATGTGGGCACCCAGGGTGAGCGTGCCGCGGCTGATGAGGGACTGCGCGACATCGGCACGGAACAGGTTGGCCTCGCCCAGGTCGGCATCGACCAGGCAGGCCTTCTGAAGATTGGCATTCATGAGATTGGCGAGCCGCAGGGAGGCACGCGTGAGATCGGCGCGGATGAAGAGGCTGTCGGGCGCCGCCGCCGCGCGCAGGTCCGCGCCCTTGAGCGACGCGGAGGAGAAATCGCAGGTATCGAGCGTAGCCCGCCTGAAGTTCGCGCCATCGAGCGGCAGCTCGCGCAAGGTGCAATGCACCAGCGTGGCATCCTCGAAATCGGCCCCGCGAAGATCCGTGGTGCCGACGAAGCTGGTGGTCTTGAGCATGGCACGGCGAAACCGGATGCCCTTGTCGAGCGGCGTGTGGGCCCAGCTGCAGGCTTCGACGGCGGCGCCGGAGAAATCCACCGACTCGAATTCGGCCTGCACGAACAGCACCTTTTCCAGGCGTGCCTCGCCGAAGTCGCAGCGCGTCAGCCGGCAGTGTTCGGCCATGCTCAGGTAGCTCAGGTCGGCACGCCGCAGGCTGCAATCCACGAGTTCGATCCCCTGCAGCAACAGATGGCTCCACTTCGCTTCGTCGAGGCAGCAGCCGTCGAGGCGTAGCTTTTCCATCTGCGTGCGTTCGAAGCGGGCCTGTGCGAAGTTGGTGTTTTCGCAGCGGGCGAGGCTGAGGTTGGCACGCTCCAGGTTGCAGCCCGTCAACGACGCCTGGCTCAGGTCGGCGCGCACCAGCACCGATTGGCTCAAGTCGGCGCCATCCAGGCGGCTGCCCTTTAGGCGGGCGCCTTCGAGCAAGGTCTGGTGCATGCGGGCGCCCCGCAGATCGAGGCCCGACAGGTCGCAGCCCGTCAGATCCATGGCGGACAGGTCGCGGTCCGCGGCCATGGCGGCGAGTACGCGTTCGCGCGCCTGCGCATTGTGTTGCGCGGCCATCGGATCGGCAGCGGCCTGGTGGTGGGCCCCCATGCGGTACAGCGCCAGCATGCCCTGCCGGCCCCGCTGTCCGGCGGCCTGCAGCTCGGCGTGCTCGGCGGCGCTCATGGCCGGAGTGCCGGTGGCCGCGGCGATGCCGGCCAGCCCCTTGACGATCGTCTCGGCCTCGAATTTCGGCGGGCCCTTGAGCTGCGCGTTCTGGCTTTCCTCGATGATCCGGCCGCTGTCGAAGCCCGCCTTGCGCGATTCGGATGCGTTGTCCCGGGCCGCCATCGCGACCTCCTGCCTGGCTTCCTCCAGCGTGCGTTCCTGTTCGCGCTGGTAGGCGCGCGTCTTCTCGATGAACTCGGGCAGTTCGGCCAGCGTGGGCATCTTGCCGAAAGGCGCCGGCAGCGGCCGTTCCCGGAAATGGCGCGCCTTGTGGCCGGCCTCCAGGCCGCGCGCCGTCAGCTCGGCGCGCAGGCGCTCGCCCCTGTCCTTGATGTTCCTCGCCAGGATCGATTCGCGCGCGTCGATCTGGTCCAGCCAGGGGCCGATGGCCGAGGCCGGCAGCAGTTCCTCGTCGAGCAGCGCATGGATCGCGCCTTTCTCCAGGTTGCAGCGATTCTCGAAGACCTTCTCGTAGTGGGAGAGGGGGCGCAGCGGGCTGTCCGCCGTCTCCATCGCCGGCATGACATGCGTGATGTCCGCGGCGTCGTCCTCGACGATGGGCGTCTCGCCGTGGAAGATCAGCATGACCTGCGCCACGTGCGGGAAGAACCAGGCGGTGGTCAGCCGCAGCGGCACCTCTTCCAGTGCCAGGGGTCGCGCAGACTTTCTCGCCACGAAGCCGCGTGCGCGCAGATCCGGAAGCCGTCCGCGCAGCACCGCATGCTCCGGGTGCATGTTCCAGATCTCGTAGGGCACGGCTGCGGGGATGGACAGTTCGTCGGTCCAGCGCTGTTCCGGGGCCGCGGCGTTGAAGAACTGCCAGTCCATGTCGCGCGCGAAGCCGGGGTAGAGCGTCTCGCGCCACTGGTCGCCGTAGTCCGATCCCAGCAGCTTCAGGCGCTCGGGCAGATCGACGTCCATCGCACCCGGGCAGGCGGGGGCCGGACGCCGGTCGGGGCGGTCCATGCCATCGCCCGGGCGTTCGACGTTGGGAAGCCGCTGCACCAGCAGGCCATTGACCATCTCGGGTGCGTACCCGATGCCCGCGGGGTTGGCGGCAAAGCCGGGGCCGCCGAACGCGTGCCGCCAGTCCAGGCGCATGGTGTCGAAAGCCTGCGGCTCGGTGGCGCGTCCATCCAGCCAGTAGCGGTCGCCCGAGACGAGGAACTGGCGCCGCAAGGCGCCGACGCGCAGGTCGACCGCGCAGCGTGTCTTGTCCTGCTGGTGGCAGGTGTAGGCCTGGCCGCTCACCAGGAACTCGGGCCGCAGCTTGGGAATGCCGAGATCGATCGCGGACTGGTTTCCCACTTCGGCAGAGACGGTCTTCCAGAGCTCCGTCTCCGGCAGCAGCACGCCCCCTTCGCCGAGGGTGTGCATGCCGATCACGGTGAGCGCGAGACGCTGGTTTTGCGCGCGCAGGAAGGGCCGGGTCAGGACGCTCAGGCGCAGGGGCTTGACGGTTTTCACAGGGGGATCAGCGCCCTGCGCCGCGGATCACCAGCGGGGTGCGCCTGCGGTCGATGGCCAGCCGCGACGGGTCCTGCGGGTCCTGCAGCAGATGGATCTCGGGCCGGCCCGCGGAGAAATGGGCCAGCAGGTCCTCGTCGATGAGTGTGCGCAAGGTGGCCTGCTGCTCGATGCCGTCGGCATCGACGTAGGCGACGCCCAGCTGCACGGCCGTCAAGCGCTGGCCGACGGGGCCGCGCCGGGAGTAGCCGCTGGGCGAGCGCACCAGGGAAACCGCGACGCCATGCAGCGGGCGCCCATCGGCCTGCAACTGCTGCCACAGCCGGCCTTCCTCGGCATAGGCGCGATGGCTCATCAGCGACACGCTGAGCACGATCCCGGCGAGCACGATCACGCCCAGGCTGACGATGCCGAACACTCCCCACAGCACGATATCGAGCACGTTGTCCACGCCTCAGAGCAGGATCTTGAGCGCCTGGATGCCTGCGCGCAGGCCACCCGTCTTGATCTCCGTGCCCACGAGCTGGATGAGCGCACCGGCATCCCCCAGCGACATGGCCTTGTTCTTCCACTCCGCGCCCACAGCCTCCAGTTTCACGCCGATGGCTTGCGCCTGCACGCCGATGGCCATCGAACGCACGGCCACCACGCCCAGCGAAATGCCCGATACGTCCATGTTCAGGCCGGTGCCGCCCAGGCGAAACCACCTCCAGTCGCTGCTCTTGGCGTAGTTGTTGGTGTAGGTGGCGGAGTTGTTGGTGTAGTTGACCGTCAGGTTGTTGTAGGTGTTCGAAGTCGTGTTGTAGACGTTGGTGTTGATGACGTGCTGCGTCGTGTTGTGGATGTGGTTGGTCGTGTTGAAGGTCACGTCCGGCGACGTATGCACCGTCGGGCCGGTGACGGTCGTGGTCGACGGGCCGTTGACCTTGACGTTGTTCGAGGTGTTGATGGTGTCGCTGCGCCCGCCGCTCACGAAGCGGATCTCCTGCCCGTCGATGGTGCCGTGGAAGCCGCCGGTGATCGCCAGTTTCACGCCGCCGGTAATCGTGTCGTCCAGCCCGCCGCTGAGCGTGCGCTTCTTGCCGCCCGAGATGCTCTGCGTGACACCGCCCTGGACCGTCTCGCTGAAGCCGCCGGTCACGTCGCGCGTGTCGCCGCCGGTGATGGTTTCCTTGGCGCCCGCGGTGATGTCGCGCGTCTCGCCGCTCTGGTAGGTAGCCGACTCGTGGCCCTTGATGAGCGTGGTGCGGGTGCCGTCGGTGGTGTGGGTTTCGTTCGCTTCCACTTCGACGTCGAGGTTGCGCTCGGCATGCAGCAGGATCTGCTCGGCGCCCGTGCGGTCCTCGAAGCGCAGCATGTTGGCCTGGTTGGCCGCGCCGCCGCTGCTGGAGCGCGTGAGGATGCCGCTGGCCGTGGCGTTGGCGGGCAGCTCCCAGGGCGGCATCTGGTCGTTGTTGTAGACGCGGCCGGTGATGATGGGACGGTCGGGCTCGCCGCCGATGAAATCGACGATCACTTCCTGGCCCACGCGCGGCATGTGCATGGTGCCGTAGTTGGAGCCGGCCCAGTTGCTCGACACGCGCACCCAGCACGAGCTGTTCTCGTCCGACTGGCCGTAGCGGTCCCAGCGGAACTGCAGCTTCACGCGCCCGAAGCGGTCGGTCCAGATTTCTTCGGGGCCGACCACGGTGGCGGTCTGCGGGCCGTTGGTGCGCGGCTTGGGCGTCTTGCGCGCGGGGCGGTAGGGCACGCTGGAGGGCAGCACGGTGAAGTCGAACTCGCACACCGATTCGGCGGTGCCGCCGGTGGCGTACTCGGGCTCCTGCAGGTCGTAGCGGGTCTGGGTGACGAGGTATTCGCGGTTGTCGGCCTCGCGCGGGCAGTGCGTCATCTGGAACAGGTAGCCTGGTGCCATGCCGGCCACGTTGGTGTGCCCCGTGGCCAGTTCGTGCGCGCACTGCAGCTCTTGAAGGCGGATCTTCGCGTAGCTGTCGCCCTGGTCGTTCTCGCTGTAGCCGCCCAGCCATTCATAGACTTCGTAGCCTGAATGATCGTGGCCTTTCGGGTCCTGCTGCACGCTCTGGAGCGAGGCGCGCGACTTCCTGAAGTCGAAGTCGTCGAGCATCACGCGGCCCGAGGTGATCTGCTCAGAGATGCGCCACTGGTCGATGCAGGGCTCCATCGCATTCACCACGCGGTCGCGCGGACGGTAGGCAATGGTGGCGTGGCCCGGCAGGGTGCTGTAGCCGCCCACGTCGTCGGCCAGCACCAGCAGGTGCGAGCCGTTGCGGTGCTCGAAATGGTAGGCGATGCCCTCGTGCTCCATGAGGCGGCAGGCGAAGGCGAAGTCGCTCTCCTGGTACTGCACGCAGTATTCCCAGGGCCGGTAGCTGCCCGAGAGGCGCTTCTCGTACTCGAAGCCGTATTTGCCGAGCACCTCGTCGAGCACGTCGGGCACGCTCTTGTTCTGGAAGATGCGGCAGTCGGTGGTGCGCGTGAGGTACCAGAGCCAGGGCTGCACCAGCGCGCGGTAGATGTAGTGGCGGGCGGTTTCGTTGGCGCGGCCCACCAGCTCGAAGCGCACCACGGTGCCGTTGAGAAAGCGCGAGGCGCCTTCGTCCTGCAGTTCGAGCGTGAGCGAAGTACCCAGCAGCGTCTTCAGGTCGAGATTGAAGCTCGGGCTGACCATGTCGACCTCGAACTCGAACAGCTGCGAGAGGCCTTCCTGTCCCCGCATCGCGCGGAACTTGAGCTGCTCGGCGTTGAGTACGGTATGAACCTGGACGGTACGTGGCATTCGAAATTTCCCTGGCCCTTGGGGCTTCTGCGAATGCGAAGCCTTCGAATGCCAGTCTAGAAATTCCTTATGTCATATACATGACGCGAGAGGGATCTCCTCCCTTACATCGAGGCTTCGAGCATCGCCTTGTAGTCGTCGCGCGAAGCCAGCCGCGGGTTGGTCTTGTGGCAGTGGTCGGCCATGGCGCCATCGATGATCTGCTCGAACAGGGCGGGCGTGACGCCCACCTCGGCCAGGCCCTTGGGCAGGCCGAGGCGCGCGTTCATGTCGCGGATCGCATCGCCGAGATCGCCGGGCGAATCGAGGTGCATGGCCCGCGCCATGCGCTGCAGCCGCTGCTCCTTCTGCACCGATTCGGCGCCCGCATTGAAGTGGATCACGGCCGGCAGGAAGAGGGCGTTGAGCGTGCCGTGGTGCAGGCGCGGGTCGACGCCGCCCAGGCTGTGGCTCAGCGAATGCACGCAGCCCAGCCCTTTCTGGAATGCCATGGCGCCCTGCATCGACGCGCTCATGAGATTGAGGCGCGCCTCGCGGTCGCTGCCGTCTTTTGTGGCGCGTTCGATGTGCAGCCAGGCGCGCTCCAGGCCGTCGAGCCCGATGCCGTCGGCCGGCGGATTGAACGCAGCCGACATGAAGGTTTCCATGCAGTGCGCAATGGCGTCCATGCCGGTGGCGGCGGTGAGCCGGGGCGGCAGGCCGAGCGTGAGCTCGGGGTCGCAGATGGCGGCCTTGGGCATCAGGAACCAGCTGTGGAAGCCGAGCTTGCGGTGGTCGTCGACGATCACGATGGCGCCGCGCGCCACCTCGCTGCCGGTGCCGCTGGTGGTGGGCACCGCAATGAGCGGCACCGCGCGCTCGGTGATCTTCGGCGAGCCGCCCTCGATGGTGGCGTAGGTCTTGAGCGGGCCTTCGTGCGTGGCGGCAATCGCCACGCCCTTGGCGCAGTCGATGGCGGAGCCGCCACCCACCGCGATGAGCCCGTCGCAGCGGCCGCTGCGGTACAGCTCGACGGCCGCACGCACGGCGGCCTCGGTGGGGTTGGAAGGCGTCTGGTCGAACACCGCCACCTCGAGGTCGGCAATGGCATCGAGCGCCTTCTGCAGCACGCCGGCCGCGCGCACGCCCGCGTCGGTCACGATCAGCGGCCGGTTGATGCCGATGCGCGCGCATTCGCTGGACAGCAGCTGGATGGCGCCGAATTCGAACTGGATCTGGGTGAGGTATTGGATGAGGGCCATGAGGTGGGTTTGCCTGGGGCAGTACGATTGCAGACCACCCAAATCTAACAAGCAGGGACAGTCTTGCACATGAACAAAACCCTTGCCGCTGTCGCGCCCGGCACATGGCGGCCGCCGCTCACCGCGAAGATGGCCGGCGTGGTCGAGCGCATGGCGCGGGCCGGCCATCCTTCGCTCGACCAGCTCACACCCGACGAGGCCAAGGCATCCTACGAGAAAGGCGCGGGCGTGCTCGAAGTGCCGAAGCCCGCGCTGGCGCGCATCGATGATTTCACCATTCCGGCGCGCGATGGCTTCGCGATTCCTGCGCGGCTCTACGCCCCGTCGGCAACGGCGGTGCTGCCGGCGCTGATGTATTTCCATGGCGGCGGCTTCACGGTCGGCAACATCCGCACGCACGATACGCTGTGCCGCGTGCTGAGCAGCAAGAGCGGCTGCGCGGTGGTGTCGGTCGACTACCGATTGGCGCCCGCATTCAAGTTTCCGACGGCATCGAATGATGCATGGGATGCCTTCGCCTTCCTCGCCCACGAAGGGGGCCGCGTCGGCGTCGACATCGAGCGCCTTGCGGTGGGCGGCGACAGCGCCGGCGGCACGCTGGCCGCTGTGTGCGCCATCCTCGCGCGCGACGCGGGCCTGCCGCTCGCGCTGCAGATGCTCATCTATCCCGGCACCGCGGCGCACCAGGACACGGCCTCGCACCGGCGCTACGCCCATGGCCCGCTGCTCACCAAGGCGCTGATCGACTATTTCTTCGGCCAGTACGTGCGCACGCCGGCCGACCGCGACGACTGGCGCTTTGCGCCGCTGTTGGCCGACGACGTCGACGGCGTGGCGCCTGCATGGATCGGCCTGGCCGAATGCGATCCGGTGGTGGACGAGGGCATTGCCTACGCCGACAAGCTCCGTGCCGCGGGCGTGGCGGTCGACCTGGAAATCTACCGCGGCGTGATCCACGAATTTCTGAAAATGGGCCGCGCCATCCCCGAGGCGCTGCAGGCGCAGGACGACGCGGCCCGTGCACTCAAGGACGCACTGAACCCATGACCGACGAAGCCACGCCCCAACGAAAAGACTTCCGCTTCTTTCACCGCCTGCGCGTGCGCTGGGCCGAAGTCGACATGCAGAAGATCGTATTCAATGCGCACTACCTGATGTACTTCGACACCGCCATTGCCGACTACTGGCGTGCGCTCGCGCTGCCGTACGAAGAGGCCATGCATGCGCTGGGCGGCGACCTCTACGTGCGCAAGGCCACGGTCGACTTTCGCGCCTCCGCGCGCATGGACGACGTGATCGACGTGGGCATGAAGTGCGCGCGCATCGGCAATTCGTCCATCGTCTTCGAGGGCGCGCTGTTCCGGCAGGACCAGTACCTGGTGGGCTGCGAACTCGTCTATGTGTTTGCCGACCCGGCCACGCAAACCTCGAAGCCGGTGCCG from Variovorax sp. V93 includes the following:
- a CDS encoding type VI secretion system Vgr family protein, giving the protein MPRTVQVHTVLNAEQLKFRAMRGQEGLSQLFEFEVDMVSPSFNLDLKTLLGTSLTLELQDEGASRFLNGTVVRFELVGRANETARHYIYRALVQPWLWYLTRTTDCRIFQNKSVPDVLDEVLGKYGFEYEKRLSGSYRPWEYCVQYQESDFAFACRLMEHEGIAYHFEHRNGSHLLVLADDVGGYSTLPGHATIAYRPRDRVVNAMEPCIDQWRISEQITSGRVMLDDFDFRKSRASLQSVQQDPKGHDHSGYEVYEWLGGYSENDQGDSYAKIRLQELQCAHELATGHTNVAGMAPGYLFQMTHCPREADNREYLVTQTRYDLQEPEYATGGTAESVCEFDFTVLPSSVPYRPARKTPKPRTNGPQTATVVGPEEIWTDRFGRVKLQFRWDRYGQSDENSSCWVRVSSNWAGSNYGTMHMPRVGQEVIVDFIGGEPDRPIITGRVYNNDQMPPWELPANATASGILTRSSSGGAANQANMLRFEDRTGAEQILLHAERNLDVEVEANETHTTDGTRTTLIKGHESATYQSGETRDITAGAKETITGGDTRDVTGGFSETVQGGVTQSISGGKKRTLSGGLDDTITGGVKLAITGGFHGTIDGQEIRFVSGGRSDTINTSNNVKVNGPSTTTVTGPTVHTSPDVTFNTTNHIHNTTQHVINTNVYNTTSNTYNNLTVNYTNNSATYTNNYAKSSDWRWFRLGGTGLNMDVSGISLGVVAVRSMAIGVQAQAIGVKLEAVGAEWKNKAMSLGDAGALIQLVGTEIKTGGLRAGIQALKILL
- a CDS encoding alpha/beta hydrolase; translation: MNKTLAAVAPGTWRPPLTAKMAGVVERMARAGHPSLDQLTPDEAKASYEKGAGVLEVPKPALARIDDFTIPARDGFAIPARLYAPSATAVLPALMYFHGGGFTVGNIRTHDTLCRVLSSKSGCAVVSVDYRLAPAFKFPTASNDAWDAFAFLAHEGGRVGVDIERLAVGGDSAGGTLAAVCAILARDAGLPLALQMLIYPGTAAHQDTASHRRYAHGPLLTKALIDYFFGQYVRTPADRDDWRFAPLLADDVDGVAPAWIGLAECDPVVDEGIAYADKLRAAGVAVDLEIYRGVIHEFLKMGRAIPEALQAQDDAARALKDALNP
- a CDS encoding DUF2169 domain-containing protein; amino-acid sequence: MKTVKPLRLSVLTRPFLRAQNQRLALTVIGMHTLGEGGVLLPETELWKTVSAEVGNQSAIDLGIPKLRPEFLVSGQAYTCHQQDKTRCAVDLRVGALRRQFLVSGDRYWLDGRATEPQAFDTMRLDWRHAFGGPGFAANPAGIGYAPEMVNGLLVQRLPNVERPGDGMDRPDRRPAPACPGAMDVDLPERLKLLGSDYGDQWRETLYPGFARDMDWQFFNAAAPEQRWTDELSIPAAVPYEIWNMHPEHAVLRGRLPDLRARGFVARKSARPLALEEVPLRLTTAWFFPHVAQVMLIFHGETPIVEDDAADITHVMPAMETADSPLRPLSHYEKVFENRCNLEKGAIHALLDEELLPASAIGPWLDQIDARESILARNIKDRGERLRAELTARGLEAGHKARHFRERPLPAPFGKMPTLAELPEFIEKTRAYQREQERTLEEARQEVAMAARDNASESRKAGFDSGRIIEESQNAQLKGPPKFEAETIVKGLAGIAAATGTPAMSAAEHAELQAAGQRGRQGMLALYRMGAHHQAAADPMAAQHNAQARERVLAAMAADRDLSAMDLTGCDLSGLDLRGARMHQTLLEGARLKGSRLDGADLSQSVLVRADLSQASLTGCNLERANLSLARCENTNFAQARFERTQMEKLRLDGCCLDEAKWSHLLLQGIELVDCSLRRADLSYLSMAEHCRLTRCDFGEARLEKVLFVQAEFESVDFSGAAVEACSWAHTPLDKGIRFRRAMLKTTSFVGTTDLRGADFEDATLVHCTLRELPLDGANFRRATLDTCDFSSASLKGADLRAAAAPDSLFIRADLTRASLRLANLMNANLQKACLVDADLGEANLFRADVAQSLISRGTLTLGAHIDQIKTLPRRAGAGGA
- a CDS encoding iron-containing alcohol dehydrogenase, whose translation is MALIQYLTQIQFEFGAIQLLSSECARIGINRPLIVTDAGVRAAGVLQKALDAIADLEVAVFDQTPSNPTEAAVRAAVELYRSGRCDGLIAVGGGSAIDCAKGVAIAATHEGPLKTYATIEGGSPKITERAVPLIAVPTTSGTGSEVARGAIVIVDDHRKLGFHSWFLMPKAAICDPELTLGLPPRLTAATGMDAIAHCMETFMSAAFNPPADGIGLDGLERAWLHIERATKDGSDREARLNLMSASMQGAMAFQKGLGCVHSLSHSLGGVDPRLHHGTLNALFLPAVIHFNAGAESVQKEQRLQRMARAMHLDSPGDLGDAIRDMNARLGLPKGLAEVGVTPALFEQIIDGAMADHCHKTNPRLASRDDYKAMLEASM